DNA sequence from the Sinorhizobium sp. RAC02 genome:
GATGCCTTCGTGCAGGTAGCGCGTATGGGTGTTGAGCACCGCCGTCTGCTTGGTGATTGCCTCCACGACGCGCGGATGGCAATGGCCGAGCGAGGCGACGTTGTTATAGGCATCAAGATATTTTTCACCCGAGGCGTCATAGAGGAAGACGCCTTCGCCGCGCACCAGGTGCAGCGGCTTTTCATAAAACAGGCGGTAGGCGGGGCCGAGCACCTTTTCCCGTCGGGCGATCAACGCCCGTTCGGCCTCGTTCAGCCGCTCGAAATCTTCCTGCGAAAATGCATTCACCATCGACATGGTCAGGCCTCGGAAAGGTTGGGCACGAGCCGTTTCAGCCCGGCGGGTGTCAGATCGGATATGTTTTGCAGGCCCCGCCAGGCGGTGGCGTGGTTGCGCATGATATAGTCGCGGTTCTCCGGAAACCGCGCGGAACGCCATTCGGCGATGATGATGGACATTGCCAGCCGGCAGCGGCACAGAAGCGGCAGAAGTTCGATCTCGCCAGGCTCGAGTGGGCGTGCAGAGAGGAACCCTTCGAGAAGGGCGCGGGTGCGCGCTTGCCAGTTGTCCGTCGCGAGATGATAGGACAGCCCGACGGCGAGATCGTTGATCAGCGGTGCATGCACCATGTCACCGAAATCGATGATGCCGACGACGTGGGTGGGTGATGCCGGGTCGAGCAGGATATTATGCGGATTGAAATCGTTGTGGATGATCTGCTGCCGCTTGAGCGCAGCGATGGCCGGCAGTGCCTGCTCGAACTCCGCAATGACGCCCGCCGCCTGCGACCGGCGTTCCGGTGCGACATCGTCGATGACAACAGCAAGGTCGAGCATATGGGAGATGTCCCACATCAGCTTTCCGGCGGGTGGGCGGCCGTTGTAGGCCTCTAGCCCAAGGCCGAGTTCCGCCAACGCGCGGCCCACATTGCGGCTCTGGGCTTCGGTCGTGGGCGTGCGATATTGCAGTTCTCCCGGCAGGAAGGTCAGCAGGCGCATGATGCGCGGGCCGTCGGCGGTTGCGAGCGTCCGGCTTTGTTCGCCATCCCTCGTGCGCACCAGCCGTGGCACGGGCACTGTGGGGGCTGCCGCTGCAAGATGCAGCAGCGCGCCGTCCTGGAATTCCAGTGCGGCCGGGTCCTCGGCGGGATTGGCGATCTTGAGAACGAAATCCGTACCGTCAACGCGGGTGAACAGGAAGGTTTCGTCCCGCTCGCTCGAAAGCCGTTTGACGGCGCCGGAAAGGCCGTAAACATCCTCGACCGCCAGCTTTGCATCGTCGAGCGACGTCACGCTCCATGTCGCCGACATGGAATCAGGTTTCTTCGCGGCGGGCGATGGCTCCGTCATGTTTGCTCCGTTGATGCGGTGGTCCGCACTTTTCTTGCCTGTCCCGTCCCGCTGTCGAAGGTGCTTACGGCGGGAGTATGGTGCCGACCGGTAGAGAAAGATAACGTCCGGCAGAGGCTCATACTTGAAACACGTCATAAAAGATGCATCAAGTATCTTATTATTTTATTTTGCGGATGAGTTCCATGGCTGAATTTACGACACTGGAACATGAGAACCTCAACAGCGTCGTCTACGCCGCACTGTGCGATGCGCTGATGCAGGGACGTTTCCAGCCGGGCGACCGGCTGAAGATCCGCGATCTCGCCGAACAGTTCGGCACCAGCGTCACGCCGATCCGTGACGCCATCCTGCGCCTTGCCAACGATGAGGCAATCACCTTCCGCTCGCCACGCGACATTCGCATTCCCGGCATGGCCGAAAGCCGTTACCGGGAAATCCGGGCGATCCGCATCCGGCTGGAGGGGCTGGCCGCGGAGACGGCCGCGCAAGTCGCTACCAGTGCCGATATTCATGCTTTGGAGGGCATTTTACGGGAAAATGAGCAGGCAATCGACGCTGGTGATCGCCTGAAAGGCACGCAGCTCAACCAGGCCTTTCACTTCATGCTGCCGCAGATTGCCGGGCTTCCGGTGCTGAACAACATTCTTCGACGGCTCTGGTTGCAGATGGGACCGCATATTTCGGATGCCTACATCGAAGGCGGGCGGGCGATGATCGATCATCACTACCCTGTCATCGAGGCGCTGAAACGGCACGATCCTGCCGCCGCTTCGATAGCGATCGTCGACGACATTTTGCTGGGCGGCAAGCCGATCCTCGAGCGCATCGTGCACGGTGTGGAACGACCCGCCCGGCGCGCGTGATGACCGTGCGAACACGAGGCTTGCATTTCGCGAACCGCCTATTACGATGCATCAAGCATCAATGGAGAATGCGTCCATGACCGAAGAACGCCGCTACATGTTGCTGACGGGAGCGAGCCGCGGCATCGGCCATGCGACGGTAAAGCTCTTCCAGTCGAAGGGCTGGCGCATTCTCACCGTTTCGCGTCAAGCCTTTTCCGAGGAATGCGCCTGGCCGTCCGCCCGCGAAAGCCATATCCAGGCCGATCTTGCCGATCTGAGCCAGATCGAGCGTCTCGCCGCGACCGTGCGTGAACGCCTGCCGAACGGCCGCCTACACGCTCTGGTCAACAATGCCGGCATCTCGCCGAAGGGACCGGGCCGCTCGCGCCTTGGCGTGCTGGAGACCGAGGCGGATGTCTGGACGCAGGTGCTCAATGTCAATCTCATCTCGACCGCGCTGATCGCCCGCGCGCTGATGCCGGAGCTGGAGGCCGCGCAGGGATCGATCGTCAACGTGACCTCGATTGCAGGCTCCCGCGTGCATCCCTTCGCGGGCGTCGCCTATGCGGCCTCCAAGGCGGCGCTCGCCTCGCTGACGCGGGAAATGGCCCATGAATTCGGCCGCCGTGGTGTGAGAGCGAATGCCATCGCACCAGGTGAGATCGAAACGTCAATCCTTTCACCGGGAACGGATGAACTGGTGGCGGCGGAAGTGCCGATGGAGAGGCTGGGCGAACCGCGCGAAGTTGCGGAAACCATCTATTTCCTATGCACCGAACCATCGTCCTACATCAACGGTGCGGAAATCCACATCAACGGAGGGCAGCACGTCTGACAACGGTCAAGACGGCAACGAAATCCGTTGACCGACGCAGACCGGAATGCATCAATCGGCCGATACGTGCCCCGGGGAAAGGGCGCAGCGACCGGAGAGGCTGCAACACCGCTGATACGCCAAAGGCGAGGGCGGCGCAGTCACACAAGTTCGTCATCGGAGCCGGCCTGCCGGTTCCTTCATAAAAGAGAAAAGGGGAGTGCCATGAAAACCATCGTGAAATCCGGGATTCTGACGGCCGCCGCCGTCGTGCTGTCCGCAAGCCTTGCCCTGCCGGCCTTGGCGCGCGACCTGACCGTCGTCTCCTGGGGCGGCAATTATCAGGATGCGCAGCGCAACATCTATTTCAAGCCGTTCGCGGAAAAGACCGGCAAGCCTGTGCTGGACGAGGCCTGGGACGGCGGCATCGGCGTCATTCAGTCGAAGGTCAAGGCCGGCGCGCCGAACTGGGATGCCGTTCAGGTGGAAGCCGAAGAACTGGCGCTCGGCTGTGCCGACGGCCTCTACGAGAAGATCGACTGGGACAAGTTGGGCGGCAAGGACAAGTTCCTCGACAGCGCGGTCAATGACTGCGGCGTTGGCGCCATCGTCTGGTCCACGGCGATTGCCTATGACGGCGACAAGCTGAAGGAAGGCCCGGCCTCCTGGGCGGACTTCTGGAATGTCGAAAAATTCCCGGGCAAGCGCTCGCTGCGCAAGGGCCCGAAATACACGCTTGAATTCGCGCTGCTCGCCGATGGGGTCTCGAAGGACGAGCTCTATGACGTGCTCGGCACGGACGAAGGCGTCGAACGTGCCTTCAAGAAGCTCGATGAGTTGAAGGCGAACATCGTCTGGTGGGAATCCGGCGCCCAGCCGCTGCAGTTCCTTGCGTCTGGCGAAGTCGCGATGGCCTCGGCCTATAATGGCCGCATCACCGGCATCAACCGTACGGAAGGCAAGAACTTCAAGGTCGTCTTCCCCGGCAGCATCTACGCCGTCGATAGCTGGGTCGTGCTGAAGGACGCGGAGAACAAGGACGCCGCGCAGGACTTCATCGCGTTTGCGAGCCTGCCGGACAACCAGGCAAAGCTGCCGGAATTCGTCGCCTACGGCCTGCCGAACAAGGAAGCGGCCGCCAAGGTGCCGGCGGAATTCGCCAAGGACCTGCCGACCGATCCCGCGAACATGACGGACTCGATCGCCCTCAATGTCGACTTCTGGATCGACAATGCGGAATCGCTGACGCAGCGCTTCAACGCCTGGCTGGCCCAGTAAGCACATCCGCGATGGAGGGCGCTCGAAACGGGCGCCCTTCCTGCCCGGCTGGATGCGTCCTTGCGGGGCTCCCGCATGATGTATTCTTCGCCTCTAGCGATGGAGTCTTCCTTGGCCGAATTCATTCGATTTGACCGCATCACCAAATTCTACGGCCTGCTCTGCGTGGTCGAGAACCTCGACCTCGGCATTGCGAAAGGCGAGTTCGTCAGCCTTCTCGGCCCGTCCGGTTCCGGCAAGACGACGTTGCTGATGATGCTCGCCGGCTTTGAGCAGCCGACCTCCGGCAGCATCCTGCTTGATGGAACGGCGATCAACACTGTGCCGACCCACAAGCGCGACATGGGCGTGGTCTTCCAGAGTTATGCGCTGTTCCCCCACATGTCCGTTGGCGACAACATCGCCTTTCCCTTGCAGATGCGGGGGTTCGGCAAGGCGGAGACCGGCGAACGGGTGAAGCGGGCGCTCGACATGGTGCAGATGTCCGCGCTTGTCGATCGCCGGCCCTCCCAGCTCTCCGGCGGCCAGCAGCAGCGCGTGGCGCTTGCCCGGGCGTTGGTCTTCGAGCCGCGCGTCGTGCTGATGGATGAGCCGCTTGGCGCGCTCGACAAGCAGTTGCGCGAGCAGATGCAACTCGACATCCGCGACCTGCATCGCCGCCTCGGCCTCACCATCGTTTTCGTCACGCACGATCAGTCCGAAGCGCTGACCATGTCGGACCGCGTCGCGGTCTTCAACAAGGGCAAGATCGAGCAGATCGGTACGCCGCGGCAGGTCTATGACGAACCGACGACGCGCTTCGTCGCCGAATTCATCGGCGAGACCAATCTGGTCGAGGGTGTCGTCGAGGCGGTGCAGGGTGCTGAAGCCAATGTGCGGCTGAGTTCCGGCGCCCAGATCGTTTCGGCTGTTTCCGGCACCGTGGCACCGGGCCAGACCGTCTATCTTTCCATCCGTCCCGAGCGGGTCGATCTCACCGAGATCGCCGGCGACGCCCGCAACAGTCTCGAAACGGAAGTGACGGACAGCGTCTACCAGGGCGATCATCTTCGTGTGCAGTTGCAGAATGCGGCGCATCCGCTCATCGCCAAGCTCGGCCGTCGGTCGCGCGAGTTTCCGCCGGGCACCAAGGTCTATGCGGCCTTTGCGGCCGGCGATTGCCGGGTCATTGCGCCATGAGCGGGGGCTCGTCACGCACCGGACGGTCGCTGCTTCTTCTGGCGCCGCTGCTCGTCTTCCTCATCGGCTTTTTCGTCTGGCCGCTGTTCAGCATGATGTCGCAGGCGATATCGGATCCGGCCGTGTTGCGCCTCCTGCCACGCAGCGCCGAGGTCATCGGCGACTGGGATCGAAAATCGCCGCCAACCGCGCCCATGCAGGCCGCGCTGATGGAGGACCTGAAGGCCGTCGACGATGACCAGGCGCTCGGCGACATGGTGCGGCGCCTGAACAGTGCCCGCTCCGGCTTCCGCACGCTGATGGGCAAGACCACGAGCGCGCTGGCCGACGCGGCCAACCCGCCCGCCGATCTCGTCTCGATCGACAAGCGCTGGGAAAAACCGGAATTCTGGATCGCCATCGCCGATGCGCTTTCTCCCTACACAGACCGCAACCTGCTCGCCGCCGTCGACCTCGGCCGCAATACCGCCGGTAATATCGAGCACCTGCCGGCCGACCAGTCCGTCAACCGCGTGATCCTTGTGCGCACCTTCTGGATTGCAGCACTTGTCACCTTCTTCTGCGCCTGCATCGGCTTTCCCTATGCTATCATCGCCGCGTCACTCGAGGGCTGGAAGCGCGACCTGATGCTGGCCGCCGTGCTGCTGCCGCTGTGGACATCGCTTCTCGTGCGCACCGCCGCCTGGTTCATCCTGTTGCAGGAGCAGGGCCTCATTAACGACCTGCTGCGCGGCATCGGCCTGATCGACGCGCCGCTGGCACTGATCTTCAACCGCACCGGCGTCATCATCGCCATGACCCATGTGCTCCTGCCCTTCATGGTGCTACCGATCTATTCGGTTCTGATCACCATCCCGAAAAACCTCATGCCTGCCGCCGCCTCGCTCGGCGCGCCACCGCTGCGAGCGTTCGTGCGCGTGCTCCTGCCGCTCAGCCTGCGCGGCGTCGCCTCCGGCTGCCTGCTCGTCTTCATCTCGGCCATCGGCTACTACATCACGCCGGCGCTGATCGGCGGGCCGGGCGACCAGATGATCTCCTCGATCATCGCCTTCTACGCGACGGGTTCGGCGAACTGGGGCATGGCCGGTGCGCTCGGCATGGTGCTGCTTGTCGCGACACTCGTGCTCTACAGCGTCTATGCGCGTCTCTCCAGCGACGAACCGGGGAGGCGCTGATCATGCCGATGAAAATCGCCAAGGCCACCTTTGCCACGCTGACGGTTCTCTTCCTCATCGCGCCGCTGATTGCCATCCTGCCGCTTGCCTTCACGTCGAGCGTCATCCTCACCTATCCGATCCCCTCCTGGTCGCTGCGCTGGTTCGAAGAGCTGTTCTTCGCCGATGCCTGGCGCCGTGCGATCGTCAACAGCCTGATCATCGGCACGGGCACGACATTGCTTGCCACCATTCTCGGCACGGCGGCATCGCTTGGCCTGCGCAACCGGCTGCTGTTCTTCCGCGGCTCGATCCGCACGCTCTTCCTGCTGCCGATGGTGGTGCCCGCCGTGGTGCTCGGCGTCGGCATGCAGGTGCTGCTGGCGGGCTTCGGCCTGACGAACAGCTATCTCGGCGTCATCATCGCCCACACGGTCGTCGCCGTGCCCTTCGTGATCGTCAGCGTCAGCGGCGCGCTTGCCGGCATAGACGAGCGGGTGGAACTGGCAGCGCAAAGCCTCGGCGCATCGCCGACGACGGTGTTTCGGCGTGTGACTTTGCCGCTCGCCATGCCGGGCGTGCTGTCCGGCGCCGTGCTTGCCTTCGCCACGTCGCTGGATGAGGTGGTGCTCACCCTCTTCGTCGCCGGTCCCAACCAGCGCACATTGGCGCGGCAGATGTTCTCCAGTATCCGCGAGAATATCAGCCCCGCCATTGCCGCCGCCGCCTTCCTGTTCATCGTGGCGACGGTGATCATCGGCCTCGTCGTCGTGCTGTCGCGCTCCATGCTCGCCAAGCGCCGCTAGATAGCGCGTTTCAGCACCGCGCCGAGCACCTGGTACACGCGCGGCTCCAGCATGTGCGCGACGTTGAAGCGCATGAAGCCGGCCGCCGTCTGCGACACGCTGAAGACGTTGCCGGGTGCGAGCACGACGCCCTCGGCCACGGCGGCCTGCGCGACGTCACCGGAATCCAGTCCCTCCGGCAGCCGGCACCAGAGGTAGAAGCCGCCGCGCGGCGTGAGCCATGGCTCTATGCCGAGCCGGGCGAGCCGGTCCGCTGTTTCGCGCCGGGTGCGGACCAGCTTCCGGCGTAGCTCTTCCATATGCTTGCGATAACCACCGCCGGCCAGCATCTGGGCGATGATCTCACTGGACATCGGGCTCGGGCCTCCGAAATTGGTGGCGATCTGCAAATCCACCAGCCCTTCGATCCAGTCCGGCCGCGCGGCGATGTAGCCGCAGCGCGCGGAGGCAGAGAGCGTTTTGGAGAAGCTGCCGATGCGGATGACGCGGTCGAATCCATCGAGCGCGGCCAGTCGCGTGGAGGGCTCGGGCTCGAAATCGGCAAAGATATCGTCCTCGACGATGATCATCTCGCTGCCTGCAGCCGCATTCAGCACGCGATATGCCGTCTGGGGCGAAAGGGTAGCACCCGTCGGATTGTGGATCGCGGAATTGGTGATGTAGAGCCGTGGCCGTTCGGTGGCGAGTATGGCCTCAAACCTTGCGATATCTGGCCCAAACGGCGTGTAGGGAACGCCGACCACCTCGACCTGATGTGCTTTCAGAAGGGCTTGAAAGTTGAAGTAACAGGGGTCGTCGATGAGCACCTTGTCGCCGGGGCGCAGCAGGAAGCGGCAGATCAGGTCCAGCGCCTGGGTGCCGGTGCTGGTCAGCATCAGATGATCCCGGCCAGCCTCGATGCCTTCCTCCGCCAGTCGGCCGAGCAGTAGGCGGCGCAGCGCAAGCGAACCCTGCGTGCTGCCGTAGTAGGAGAGCAGGTCGCTGTCGCTGCGGGCCAGACTGCGAATGGCCCGGCGCAGTGCCGCGTCCGGCATCCAGTCCGCCGGCAGCCAGCCACAGCCGGGCTTGAGCACTGCGGCATCGGCATCCAACGATTGCCGCGACACCCAGAACGGATCGACCGCACGCGCCTTCGGCGTTTCCGCCTCCGCCAGTTTCAGCGGCGGCAGGCCGACGCCGGCGACGTAAAAGCCGGATCCCCGCTGCGCGCGGATCAAGCCCTCCGCCGCCAGCCGGTCATAGGCCTCCACGACGGTGGAAGGCGAGACGCCCGTCGAGGCGGCAAAGCGGCGGATCGAGGGAAGACGGTCACCGGGTGCAAGCGCACGGCTGGCAATGCGTTTGCGGATCGCCGACATGACATCCGCAATCCGGCTTCCGGTGGGGTTTTGAGTCATGCTTACTTCCACTGTGTTGCCCTATGAACCGGTACACTTCTTCCAAATTGTATTGCTTTGTTTCTGTCTTTTCTAGCCCCTGCGCCTGTATCGTCCTGTGGAATGCGAGGTACTATGAAAACATCCATGGACGGTTGGGGCAGTGGGCTTGCCGGGGTCATCATCTTCAGCGGTTCGCTTCCGGCGACGCGCGTCGCGGTATCGGACTTCTCACCGCTTTTCCTGACCTCCGCGCGCGCCGTCATCGCCGCTTTGCTCGGTGCTGCTCTGCTCTTTGCGCTGCGCCAGAAAAAGCCATCGCGCGACAATCTCCTGTCACTGCTGATCGTAGCGCTCGGCGTCGTCGTCGGTTTTCCGTTGCTGACGGCGATCGCGCTGCAATACATCACGTCCGCCCATTCCATCGTTTTCATCGGCCTTCTGCCGCTTGCAACCGCGATCTTCGGCGTGCTCAGGGGCGGGGAGCGCCCAAAACCGCTGTTCTGGCTGTTTTCCATCATAGGCAGCGCCACGGTGGTGGGTTTTGCCTTGAGCGCCGGTGCAGAGGTCTCGCTTGTCGGGGATCTGCTGATGGTCGCGGCGGTCATCGCCTGCGGCCTCGGTTATGCAGAGGGGGCAAAACTCTCGCGCACGCTCGGCGGATGGCAGGTCATTTCCTGGGCGCTCATCCTTTCGCTGCCGTTGATGGCGATCATCGCGCTTTTCTCCTTGCCCGAGACCTGGGCCGGTATCGGCGGCGGTGCCTGGATGGGGCTCGCTTATGTCTCCGTCTTCAGCATGCTGATCGGCTTTGTCTTCTGGTATCGTGGACTAGCACTTGGCGGCATCGCGGCCGTGGGCCAGTTGCAGTTGCTTCAGCCTTTCTTCGGCCTGCTGCTCGCCGCCGGCCTGCTGCATGAAAAGGTCAGCCCCCTGATGGTGATCACGACGCTCGCCATCGTGCTCTGCGTTGCCGGCGCACGGAAGTTTGCGCGCTGACGCTTTGTTGCGCTTGCCCGGGGCGGCGCGATGGCTATCCTGCCGCAGTGCAACGCGGAGGGAGTGAGGCTGATGTCGTTTTTCGAGGCCGAGGAGAAGGTTTTTTCCAGTTTCGTATTGGGAAATGCTCCCCTCAAGAAGCTTGCCAGTGGTTTCGACTGGGCCGAAGGCCCCGTCTGGTTCGGCGATCACGATTGCCTGCTGTTTTCCGACATTCCCAACAACCGCATGCTGCGCTGGCACCCGACGTCGAGCCTGACGACCTTCCGCGAGCCGTCAAACTTTTCCAACGGCAATACCCGCGACCGGGAAGGCAGGCTCGTGACCTGCGAGCACGGCACACGCCGCGTCACCCGCACCGAATATGACGGCTCCATCACCGTGATTGCGGATCGGTACGAAGGCAGGCCACTGAATTCGCCGAACGACGTGATCATTGCCTCGGACGGTGCGATCTGGTTCACCGATCCGCATTACGGCATCGTTTCCGACTACGAGGGCACCCGCTCGGAACAGGAGCTGCCGTGCAACGTCTATCGCGTCGATCCGCTTTCCGGCGCGGTCCACGCTGTGCTCACGGATTTCCAGTGCCCGAACGGCCTTGCCTTCAGTCCGGACGAAAAACGTCTTTATGTCGCCGATACCGGGCGTATCCACAGCGCTGACCCGCGTCATATCCGTGCCTTCGATGTCGAGGCGGATTGGAAGCTCACCGGTGGTGAGGTCTTTCACACCATTGCGCCGGGCTGCGCGGATGGGATGCGGGTCGATGAGAACGGCAATCTCTGGTCTTCGGCGGGCGACGGCGTGCATTGCATCGCGCCGGATGGCCGCCGCCTTGGAAAAATCCTCGTGCCGGAGACCGTTTCCAATGTCTGTTTCGGCGGACGGAACGGCCACCGCCTTTTCATCACCGCCACCACGTCGCTTTATGCCGTGTCATTGACTGTGCGTGGCGCGCGCCGGCGCGAATGAAGAGACAAACATCGGCCAGGGAATGGAGCGAGCCCGTAAAATCTGATAGGACTCCTCTCAACGGTGTTGGCCCGCGGCGATAATGTCCGGCGGAACGGTCTGGGAGATCTGGATGGCGGTTGATGTTCGGACGGGGAAGGAGATGAGTGCAACGGCAGCGCCGAAGGCGTTGCGTGTCGGTTTCATCCTCTCGAAGAGCTTTACGCTCTCTGCCTTCGCGCTGTTCGTGGACACGCTGCGGCTCGCCAGCGACAGCGAAGATCGCTCCCGCCGCGTCAACTGCGACTGGGATGTTTTGAGCAGCACCCGCAACTTCATCTCGTCGTCGAGCGGCATCCAGGTCGCGCCAACAGCCCCCTTCGCTGATCCCTCCTGTTTCGACTATATCGCCGTGGTCGGCGGCCTGCTCAAGGTCGACGAACCGATCGATAGTTACGCGCAGGCCTATCTGCGCAAAGCGGCCAATGCGGGCGTCGGGCTGATTGGTCTATGCACCGGCAGTTTCATTCTCGCTGAAGCCGGGCTGCTCAAGGGACACACGGCCTGTGTGAGCTGGCTGCATCATCGTGAATTCCGCGGCCGCTTCCCGGATATCGAGGCAACGTCCGAGCAGATCTTCCGCTTCGACGGCAAGGTCGCAACCTGTGCCGGCGGCAGCAGCGTCGCCGATCTCGCGGCAACGCTGGTCCGTCACCATGTCGGCGAGGCGGCGGAGCGTAACGCGCTGGAAATCCTGCAGATCCGCCACCGCCGCGATGCGACCGATCTCCAGCCGCGCAATCCGCTTGGCCTCGAGGCGCGTGACCGCCGCGTGCACCTCGCCATCATGATGATGGAGCAGCACACGGAAGACCTGCTGTCGATCGACAGCATCGCCACCATGACCAACGTCTCCCGCCGCCAGCTCGAACGACTGTTCGAAAGCGACATGGGCGCCTCACCGAGCGCGATCTACATGAAGATTCGCATGGCGGCGGCGCTCAACATGGTGGTGCGCACCAACAAGCCGTTGATTGAGATCGCGCTCGAAACCGGCTTCGAGAGCCTGTCGCACTTCACCCGCCGTTTCCGCGCGGCCTTTGGCGACACGCCTTCGCAAATCCGTCGAGACGGTCGCCGCCAAGCAAGCTGACGCGCAATTCCTGCCGCAAGGCCGCTTCACACTTTTGCTGGAATTGCGCTGGCCGATTGGAACCAAGCCGCTCGCCAGCCGTTCGGTTTCCATTGCAGACAAGGAGACCGCAATGGCAAGCACTGACGTTCAATCCCAGATTTCCGCTCTTCGCGCAGAAATCGCCGCGCTTCAGAAGGATCTTGGGGAGCGGGGCACCGAGGCCTACGAGACGATCCGTGATCGTGCCGGCAATGCCGTCGAGGCTGCACGGCCCGCCGTCCGTTCGGCAACGAAGTATGTTCGCAACGAAGGTGCCGCAGTCGCCCAGGCAGCACGCGAGCACCCCGCGGCCCTTTCCACCGTCGTGCTGACGGCCGGCATTGCCGGTGTCGTCATCGGCTATCTGCTGGGTTCCCTGGAAAGCGAACCGCCACGTCGTCAACGCTGGTTCTGAACAAACGAAAAAGCCCG
Encoded proteins:
- a CDS encoding SMP-30/gluconolactonase/LRE family protein, which encodes MSFFEAEEKVFSSFVLGNAPLKKLASGFDWAEGPVWFGDHDCLLFSDIPNNRMLRWHPTSSLTTFREPSNFSNGNTRDREGRLVTCEHGTRRVTRTEYDGSITVIADRYEGRPLNSPNDVIIASDGAIWFTDPHYGIVSDYEGTRSEQELPCNVYRVDPLSGAVHAVLTDFQCPNGLAFSPDEKRLYVADTGRIHSADPRHIRAFDVEADWKLTGGEVFHTIAPGCADGMRVDENGNLWSSAGDGVHCIAPDGRRLGKILVPETVSNVCFGGRNGHRLFITATTSLYAVSLTVRGARRRE
- a CDS encoding GlxA family transcriptional regulator produces the protein MSATAAPKALRVGFILSKSFTLSAFALFVDTLRLASDSEDRSRRVNCDWDVLSSTRNFISSSSGIQVAPTAPFADPSCFDYIAVVGGLLKVDEPIDSYAQAYLRKAANAGVGLIGLCTGSFILAEAGLLKGHTACVSWLHHREFRGRFPDIEATSEQIFRFDGKVATCAGGSSVADLAATLVRHHVGEAAERNALEILQIRHRRDATDLQPRNPLGLEARDRRVHLAIMMMEQHTEDLLSIDSIATMTNVSRRQLERLFESDMGASPSAIYMKIRMAAALNMVVRTNKPLIEIALETGFESLSHFTRRFRAAFGDTPSQIRRDGRRQAS